One Candidatus Nitrososphaera evergladensis SR1 genomic window, CCATTTCACGCGCCCTGTCAACCAAGATAGCAGATGTTGCTGGCAACCTGAGATTGCTGGCCAATGCGCCAAGCGTACAAAACGGCGATGTAACCGGCCAGCAGCTGTTTGATTCTTCTCAGACTATTACATCGGACCTTACAGATGGATACTACTGGATTGACAGGGATGGCAAAATCGTAACATACAGCGAAATTAACACCGGCAAATTTCCAGATTACCGCGGAGACGATCTCAGCTTTAGGGAATACTACAAAGTGCCCAAGCAAACGCTAAAACCCTTTATAAGTACGGTGATCGATTCTCGAGACGGAGTTCTGAGGCTCTACCTGTCCCATCCTATAGTTGACCTTAAGGGCAACTTTAGCGGCGTCGTAGTTGCAGCCATCAGTACAAAAAATGCGGGTGATTTTGTGCAAAGCCAGCTGCTCCCACAGTACAGAAGCACAGTGGGTTTAATGGATCGTGACGGACTAATCTTGTATAGTAACAACCAAACGCTTATTGGCATTCATTACGATGACGCTATGTTCCAATCCGTTGTACCTGATCCGATAAAAGCGCAATTCAATTCTTTTCTAGAGAGGTCAAAGATCAATACGTCTGAAGTTGAGGATATCTCGTATGGACCAAACACTGTCACCATTGCATCAAAGGCGGTATTGATTAACGGCGAGCACTCATGGACAGCGTACATTGTTTATCCCCACGTCCTGACCGACGAAACTGCGTCCTTGCTAAATCAACAGAGTACCTTTAACATCGTAATAATTGTTGCAATAGGAATAGCCGCAATTCTCACTGCGGCGATGGTTTTGACATGGAACAAGCGGCTTGAAATGGTAGTAGAGAAAAAAACTGTGGAATTAAAGCATGCAGCCGATTCGCTCGCCCGGGTTAATGAACAATTGAGGGAGCGTGACAAAATGCAAACAGAATTTATCAACATTGCCGCGCACGAACTAAGGACGCCAATACAGCCAGTTCTTGGAGTGATTGAGCTTCTAAAACAAAGCGCCGCCGGCAAGGCCAAGACGGAGATCACCGATAGGCAACTGGCAATAATGGACAGAAACGCCAGGCGGCTTCAAAAGCTGTCTTCTGAGATTTTGGACGCCACGAGGATTGAAGCAGGCACGCTCAGGCTGGACATGGAAGTGATGGACATCAATGAAAATATAAGAAATGCAATTGCAGATACTAAAAGTTGGATTCCTGACGATCAGAAGAAATCATTACAAATACGATTCAGGCCTGTTGCCATAGACGAATTTGGCTATCCTATCCCGCTGCTTGTCAAGGCCGACAAACTCAGGATATTTCAGGTAATTTCAAACCTCCTCAGAAATGCAATCAAGTTCTCAGCCGAGGAAGGCGGCAGCAAAGGGGTCATTATTACAGTTACAACCGACAAGAGAGATGGTGATGATGGTAATAATGATGACAATAACAGCGACGGAGGTGGCAATGGGGGCGGCGGCTATGCAATAGTGTCAGTCAAAGACTGCGGAGCAGGGATAAGCGCGGAGGTGCTTCCAAGGCTGTTTACCAAGTTCTCAACGGACAGGGAAAGGGGAGGCACGGGCCTTGGCCTTTTCATTGCAAAAAACATCGTTGAAGCTCACGGGGGAAGGATATGGGCGGAGAACAATAATAGTTCTGAGGATGGCAAAAGGGGAGCGACTTTTTCTTTCATGTTGCCGCTTGCTGCTGCAAAGCCTTAAGTTGTTATTATATAGTTTTGAGAGCACTTTGGATTAAATCCTACATATGTTGTTGTAGAGATGTTCTGCCTTCTCTGCAGGCCTTTCTTTTATGCTGCCTTCAGCCATAGTAGTATGTGATGGTGATTGTGTAATATCTACAACAATAGCAGTAGAGGCTGCTGCTATTTGTTCTTCTTGTTCGAGTTTGGATGATAATCTGCCAAAGCCTCTTCTATGGACCAGGGTTGCCATTGTCCTATTCTCCTGCAATTTATGCATAGTTTCCTCTGCATGTACTTTTCAAATGATTGTCCTGGCCGAAGCTTGGCGAGATCCTTTTCTCCACAAATGCTACACTTGATGAATCTATACTCCACAGCCTCACTTTCTGATTGTCTGATATATACGAGAAAATGCTACACTTGTTTGAACAGCTTGGCCGGTAACATCAAAAAATCACAGAATATTGACTTATAACTGTCTCTACTAATCTTATTAGCGGGAAATGAGATAGTAAAGTGAGGCTGGACATCCCGCGCCCTCTCTCGTTCCATCCTCTGCTGTGGTTTCGGACATACACGCCGTCGTCTCTTTCTTGCGAGAGCGCGGATACCTTTTTTCTTCTTGTGATATATTTTCGTCAACTCGTCTCAAGATCCGGATTGTCACCACTGTAGTGGTAACCATTGGCCTTGATGAACCGTAAAAATGATATTGCGACAAAACTGGTTAGCTTTTAGTTTAGAGAAGGATCATATTCTGCAGTTGGCAGACACTT contains:
- a CDS encoding sensor histidine kinase, which encodes MLQKKSLLLIVLIAAGATSLSIASYQYHDSTSNRITSLAKRDIHDNAIIEANAISRALSTKIADVAGNLRLLANAPSVQNGDVTGQQLFDSSQTITSDLTDGYYWIDRDGKIVTYSEINTGKFPDYRGDDLSFREYYKVPKQTLKPFISTVIDSRDGVLRLYLSHPIVDLKGNFSGVVVAAISTKNAGDFVQSQLLPQYRSTVGLMDRDGLILYSNNQTLIGIHYDDAMFQSVVPDPIKAQFNSFLERSKINTSEVEDISYGPNTVTIASKAVLINGEHSWTAYIVYPHVLTDETASLLNQQSTFNIVIIVAIGIAAILTAAMVLTWNKRLEMVVEKKTVELKHAADSLARVNEQLRERDKMQTEFINIAAHELRTPIQPVLGVIELLKQSAAGKAKTEITDRQLAIMDRNARRLQKLSSEILDATRIEAGTLRLDMEVMDINENIRNAIADTKSWIPDDQKKSLQIRFRPVAIDEFGYPIPLLVKADKLRIFQVISNLLRNAIKFSAEEGGSKGVIITVTTDKRDGDDGNNDDNNSDGGGNGGGGYAIVSVKDCGAGISAEVLPRLFTKFSTDRERGGTGLGLFIAKNIVEAHGGRIWAENNNSSEDGKRGATFSFMLPLAAAKP